The stretch of DNA acattattgttACCATTACGATTTGTTGTTCCACCAAGATGAAAAGTGTTAGGTCTATGATATGGCTTTTTGTTGACATGAACCTGATATTTCTTATCAGTTCTCATTGGTCCTCCTATTCTCGTATCCACATCTTTTCTTTTCAGGCTAGACTCATAAATTCTACATTTACTTACCAAAGTTGAAAGATCAGTAATTTGGAAGATACTGACTGTTGTACGAACATCTGCTCTTAGCCCATTCTCAAAACGCGCACAAAGTTCTTCTCCATTATTTTGATGGTGTGGCCAATACTTCATAAGTTCGTGGAACTTAGAAGCATATTCTCCAATGCTCATGTTCCCTTGTTTGAGCTCCAAAAACTCCCtagctttttgttttttaagatcCTTTGGAAAATAGTTTTCTAAGAAACTAGCTTTGAAATCTTCCCATGAAACTATTCCCCCTTCATGTGGTAAGGTTTGATTGACAACCCTCCACCAATTCTCTGCCTCCTCGGTCAACATATATGTTGCATATGTAACCTTGTGTTCTTCATGACAGCCCATGGCATTGAAAATCTTTTCTATTTCAGTTATCCATCTTTGAGCTCCTTCTGGGTTGAATTTGCCTTCAAACTTAGGTGGGTGATGTTTTGTGAAAGCAGACAAACCCCGATATTCTATTGGTTCATTGCCTCTATCACACACTAAATTTTTCAGAATTTGTGTCATTCTAACTAAGAGTTCACCATTTGTGTTGTTGGGTCTACCTGCCATGATTCTCTGAAACTAgtgtattagttttataaagaaTCATCTTATataccctttttttttcatacttatttttcattttacaagaaaaaaatatattttcaataaatcaCATAT from Vigna unguiculata cultivar IT97K-499-35 chromosome 8, ASM411807v1, whole genome shotgun sequence encodes:
- the LOC114194909 gene encoding uncharacterized protein LOC114194909, with product MAGRPNNTNGELLVRMTQILKNLVCDRGNEPIEYRGLSAFTKHHPPKFEGKFNPEGAQRWITEIEKIFNAMGCHEEHKVTYATYMLTEEAENWWRVVNQTLPHEGGIVSWEDFKASFLENYFPKDLKKQKAREFLELKQGNMSIGEYASKFHELMKYWPHHQNNGEELCARFENGLRADVRTTVSIFQITDLSTLVSKCRIYESSLKRKDVDTRIGGPMRTDKKYQVHVNKKPYHRPNTFHLGGTTNRNGNNNVNNDIKCYHCGGPHLRRDCSQIFPSCSHCGKAGHLASNYWLAQQKVDIAMGILKSHIIMALNQNFKGKFSP